AAATTTCTGGCCCTCAGAAActgagagaataaatatttattgttgttttaagtcattaagttTTGAGTAGCTTGTTACATAGCAATTAATAATGTAGTCAGGGATGCATTATAAACATGCCATTTTCCAGAGTGTAATGGAACACACCATAGGTTTTCAGAATTGACATTAATTATAgtcataagctttttaaaaagtaattcctATGCCCAccatggagctggaactcacgaccccaagatcaagagtcacatgctctaccaaccaagccagccaagcaccccaattATAGTCATAACCTTAATGTAATTCAAATGATTGTATTAAAGTGGTGATTACATTGTCCCATTTCATGGATGGAAAcaccaatttttgttttaatagcaatgctattataataaatattaaaatagtacaATTATAATATCACTAAGGGAGTAATCTAATAGAGCTCATTTGACAGGGGAAAACGTCACTTCTAGAGGTAGCACTATGGTGTAAATATAGTGCAAACGTCACTGCCACCTGAAGGTGGCAGAAGGCGGAAGGGATACAGGACTTCTTAGCATCAGAGCTGGTATTAAACATGGTATCTTAATAATTACAGGCATAGTGCAAATAATGACAGagcttttctaaattatattaattatacttcagtacaataatataattaatataattatggaATTATGTAAAATGGTTAGTAAGTGTATGGTATGGTTATGGTATGGTATGATGTATGGCATGGGAAGTAGGGCGGGGTGGGGTAGGGTATAATATAGGTAACAGCCACACCAGCACCAGTAGTCCCAAGTGATGGCTGAGGCTGGAGTGCTCAGCCTATCCTGCCATTAGGGCAAGTGCCCATGAcaattatggcttttttttttttttttaacatttattcattttgagagacagagcacaagcagaggaggagcagagagagagagggagacacagtatccaaagcaggctccaggctttgagctgtcagcagagcctgatgtgggcctcaaaccaaTGAatagtgagatcgtgacctgagccgaagtcggacagttaactgactgagcctcccgggcacTCTGACAATCATGGCTTTAACCCAACCTTGCCATAAATGTCAACACCTGCCACACTGTGTCATATTTATTGTCCAGCAATGTGCTTGGGGCTGGGAAACCTCAGCCCTGCCACATTCCTCTTGCCCTCAGGGTTTCATATCCACTGGTGGTTCCTCTGGTGGAGGAGGTAGACCTCATGGAGGGCAGACCACATGGAATGATGGGATACAGAAGTTCTGGGGTGGATGCTGGCAGAATGGTTCCCTGTTGGTTCCCCACTACTGTCCCTCCCCACTTTACACGGCCTGCCCACAGCAACCAGGAGACTGAGTACGGAGACAGCACTGACCTTGTGGACACTGGGGAAGGATGCAAGTCAGATACACTGGGGATGGGAAGGATGGGTGGTTGGGTGAGAAAGGGTTAGGGCTTAGGTGTGCtgaagtgtggggaggggcattAAATCTTGAATTAGGGGACTGTAACcaacccaccctcccttcctcatcCCCTACCCCTGGAGTTTAGCTCACTCAGTGTGGGGCACGTGGTCAACTGTTATTACTATCATTCATTTTTCCACTTAAACTTATACTGAGTGTCTACTTTGTGCTAGTGCTGTGCTGGGTGCCCTGAACACAGTTGAAAGAAGACAAAGCCTGGGCATCATGAGGTTGACAgtccagtggggaggggggaatgatAAACCCAAACCAGAAACATTTAATATCAGGTCAGATAGTGGTACTTGCAATACAAATATAGTACAAAATAGTGATCCCAAGAAGTGTGTTACTCCACATATAATGGTGGAGATGGTGGTGGCAGGGGGTtctccaaagaatagaaaaggacAGCAAGCTGCAGCATGGGCGCTGGGGAAGCAGAGTACTCTCAGAGAACACAGCTGAGCAAAGGTCCAAAGTGGAACAAGCTTTCTTGATGCTTGAGCTGctgacaaataataaaaatgctgacCAGCTACAACCGCAGGCTCTCCAGACCGTATGCCCCTTTTATTATAGTTATAACTTTACACTataaacattaaatgtaaacatgtaaaaatataaataacttaagTGTGAAAGTCTGATATAAAAGTTACATAATTCAGTAATCATACATATtagatattatataaataaacattttaatatacaataaatataatgtgctatatattgtaaatatacatTAATAGTAATACgcacatataaaattatacaaaccTATATTTATAATCTAATATCTAATAATCTtttatcaaatataatttaaattatcacatggtaaaacatacttttttgagattcatccatattgtaactTGTGTCAATAAATTATTCCTTCTTATGTgtaagtagtatctcattgtatgtCCTACAATTTATTGAATTATTCACCCActacttttgggttgtttccaatcttttgGCAAGTGAATATAGTTTCTGTCAACATTTGAGTCcatatgtaatttttcatttctctaggttAAATACTGAGGAGCAGAACTGCTGGTTCATAGTATATTGTATatggttaattttataagaaCCTGCCAAATTTTTGTCCAGAGTGGATATATCATTTTACCTTCCCAACAGTAATGCATTAAAGTGTCCATTGCTCTGCATCCATGACAACTTTtggtactattaaaaaaaaaattattttaagccattctaagcgtgtagtagtatctcatcacggtcttaatttgcattttcctaatgacgttgagcatcttttcatcagCTTATTTTCACCTGTATCTCATACAACcatgtggatgaatctcaaatacATCACAAAATGAAAGATGTCAGACTCAAAaggatacatacatatgtacatacagatACCCATATATTTCTGTAACactgtggaaaaggcaaaactatagagaccaGTAACAGATCAAATTAGTGACTGCAAGAGGCTGGAAGTAGGGAGACTGCCTAAAATGGGATAGGAAGGAATGCTGGGAGTGAAGGAAATGTTCTCTGTCTTGACTGTGGTGTTGATTACATAATTGTCATTTGTCAAAACTCTCAGAATTCTACACTAAAAAGGGTGATTATCCACACCTCAATAAGtctgactttaaaaatatctcagtACTATAATATCATAATACATATAAGAGAGAAATAATTggaattgacaaaaaaaaataacacgTTTCCCTCTGTGAGGTTTGGGCACAGTCATGCAGATGTTGGTCAGATGCTGTGTCCATTTATAAATAGTAATGATATTAACAACAGGATACCCTAATTGGTAACCACTAGCCCTGCTCCCTTATTCAGCCCTGATTAAGTCACTTCATTCTCAgtaattccattttacaggtgaggcaaTTGAGGCTCAGGGGGAAGGTTTGCTGGACTGGCCCAGAATCCTCAGCAGATCAGTGTTGgcaccaggatttgaatccacatCCACAGCCTTCTCTATTCTGGTTGCATCATGGGAATCCCAGCTGGTGGTCTCCTGGGCCCCTCAGATCCTCCCCAGCCCACTCTGGGTCACTAATTCCCCAGAGGGGCCTATGAGGCTAGGACCTCATCctcatcccttctctctcttccaggtTTCTTGTCCATGTAAACAGTGGGGATGTGGAGAAGCGATGCTGGAGAACTTGGCAGTAGCCACACAGGGGCCTCATGAAGCAATATGGGCAATGGGGAACCAGCATTATGTTAGTGGAGACCAATGGGGAAAAGCAAACTACCAGTATTTAATGGAAGGTTTAATGGAAGGTTCACAGACACTCTTAATAGGTAATGGACATCAGCAGACTTTTTGCTGGTTATTAATGTAGGTACTATAGAGGGGGATAGTGGAGGCTCCAAAACGCAGATGGATAATGTGGAGTTTATGGTGCATTATCAGTCATTGCCCTTACTTGTGTGGAGGGAAGCAGGTTAACGACACCAGTGTTCAGAGAAGGTATTGAGGGCATCACCACATGCTGGTTTGGGGACAGTTACAAACACTGCTAGATGGGGAAATGGGAGATCATTAGTCACCATTGTTGCAATGGACAAGTAATGAAGGGGGATCACAAAGCATCCTACTAGAAGTGTAGTAAAAGTATCAGAAGATATTATTAATAGTTGGATTAGGTGGGGTATATCACAGCTTCCTATTCTGAAGATTGTAGGAAGTGGTCATCAGTTACTACTTACGTGAAAAGTGGGAATAAATGGGGAATATGGAGATTACTAGGCTTTGTCACAAGTGAAGTGACAGACATCATGCTGGAGGTTAGTTGTGGAGGAGGTAATGACATCTCCAGGACAGTATTTCCTGGAATTAAGGAGGGGTGATAAACGTAGTACTGAGTGAAAGAGGGATAATGGGTGTGCAAATACTGTGCTGCAGTGGGgtaagaagtggggggggggtgtccttcAGACACTCTCTTGAGGGGGTCAGCAAACACTGTCATAAATTGAGGCATAATGGTGGGTTGCAAGACATTTAGTGAAGCCCCAGATACAGTACTGAATGAGATAAAGGGGGTTAACAGTGGATCACCTACCATACATTGTTCTAAGATAGGAATAAGAGTATGGTGGATCATCAGATACTGTCAAAGGGTGAGATGAAGGGAGTTAGTGATGGATCAGACATCGATCCAAGGTGGAGTAATGGCACTACCAAATTTGGGTGAGAGGGTTCAGGAGTATTCCCAGCCTTGCCCCCTGACAAGGTTCTGTCCCCATCCCCAACCACAATGCTGTTGTTCACAAAGGCAACAGCACCTTGCACAACCCTATTACTTGCCACTCCCAGTTGTTACCAGTGGACTGACCTAGAGGAAACATTCTGCTCTTTCCAATTTGGCTGCCCAACAGCTGAGTGTTCAGTCAGACCCTCTGCCTGCATTTGAGAGACCACTGCTGCCAGTCTTGGGTCAGACACCTAACTTCCCAGGAAGGTCTGCCCTGCTCTCAGCCCCTTCATACTATTAGCTGTGGGCCTGTCGGGACATGAGGAGTGGGTCTATAGGtgagggtctggggtggggtaTTTGGAGCTGCGAATTTCACAATCATGGTAGGAAATCCTGAACACCAAGCATCTACGCGGGATTTCCTGTCTCAGTTTTCCCTTCTTTAAATTGGCTGGCATCAGGCAAAAGGTTTATAATAATGTTTCAGCTTtggggaaaggaggcagaggcCAGGTAAAAACAAGCTGAAAAAGCCTGGTGTTTTAGGCAAGTTGGTTCTCCCCATTGCAGCATCGTATGCTGCAATACAGAAAAGATTAAAGGAAAGTTGTGATGAGCAGGGTCAACACTTCACAGTGTGCATTCATGGAATGCCTGTTGTTGTCAGGCACGGGTCAAGGTTCAaagtggtgaacaaaacagaacattctAACATAGGAGCCACAGACAAGTAAAATATACAGGGCATTGTGGcaataagtgctatggagaaggATAAAGGATAGAGGGGAGAGGGTCAAAATTTTAAACCAGGCAGGAAAGCACAGGGAAAGCCTCTGTGAAGAGGTGCCATTAGAAGACATGAAGGAGCTAACCACACAGATATGAGTGCTGtagatgcaaaggccctgaggcaggacctGAACTGATGTGTTTGAGGCACACGGGGAGAAGGTGCTTGTGGAGTCCATGGCATAAAGATGGGACACAGAGAAGACTTGAACAAATGTTGAGGTGTGTTTTAATATGAGTTTctaatttgttattattataaatgtcaGGGCATTAAGGCAGACAAATAAGCTGGAAGAACTATGACAGCAAAAGGGAGATGGAGATGAAAAGTTGACCAAAATGACCTGAAAATTCTTTTCAGAAGCTTTCCTGAGGGTAGTGGAGGTTCACAAAACACTATGTTGGGAGCTAAATGAGATAATGGCAGTCAGCAGACATTAGTATTTAGCACTAATGCAATTATGTGGGTGTCAGAAGACAATATTCTAGGAACTAATGAGGGTCAAATACACTTTAGTGGTAGAGATGATAAGGGGTGGGGTTACAAGTCATGACGCTAGAGGATAATGGGTCAACATACACTCAGAGGTTTGTGTCTGCatacataaagaacttttttACTGAGTTATCTCTTTCTTGATGGAAATACTCAATGGGAGACCAGACACACACAACCATGTTAGATTCAGCAGAATGAGAAAACACCCCAAACGGTGTTAGATAATGTGTTCTGCAGCAAAcatctcacagaactcaggatCTGTCACTATCATATACATTATGTTGTTGTACCATTCAACCTGTTGGTAATCTACCTATTCCACAGTAAACAGGATTATCATTAACATGACTTAATATAACCTCTCCTATGCAGAATCTGGTAACAATGTCCCATCATATTTTTATGAGAAGCCTTCTATCAATTTTCCTAGTATGAACGCTTCAAGGTTTAATGAAGGTGGTGGTAATGTGGGAAGGGCCCCCTTCATTCAGGGCCCTATTCTTTACAATAATGTGAGACACTTTGATGGGGTATTTCTACttataatatgcatatttttctgCTAACAAATTTAATGATATACAATCAGACCTGATCTCACTGAGGTTTTCTCACACTGTTCTTCTCAAGTGTGAATACTCTGATGGACATTGAGCACAGATTTCTGGACGAAGCCTTTCCCGCAGACTACACACTTATAGGGTTTGTCTCCAGTGTGTGTTGTCTGATGTTTATTCAAATTTGACCTGTCTGTGAAAGCCTTCCCACACTCAGCACATACATAAGGCTTTTCTCCTGTGTGAATTCGCTGATGCACTTGGAGTTGTGATTTCTTAGTGAAAGATTTGCCACAGTCACtgcattcataaggtttctctccagtgtggattcTATGATGTATAATCAACTCTGACTTCTGTCTGAAGGTCTTCCCACATTCAGAACAGATGTAGGGCTTTTCTCCTGTatgggttttttggtgtttacTGAGATTTGATCTGCCactaaaggctttcccacacacagcacacacatacGGTTTTTCTCCTGTGTGAATTGGTTGATGCACCAGGAGCTGAGATTTGGACGTGAAGGATTTCCCACAATCACtgcattcataaggtttctctccagtatgaattctctgatgagTAATGAAGTTTGACTTCCGGATGAAAGCTCTACCACACTCACCGCATacataaggtttctctcctgtatgaattTTCTGATGCACAATAAGTATTGATTTCTGgttgaaggctttcccacattcatggCATTCATATTGTCTTTCTCCGGTATGAATTTTCTGGTGTATATTGAGGTGTGACTTTTGGGTAAAGGCTTTTCCACAGGTACCACATTCATAaggtttttctccagtatgaattctctggtgTGTAATCAAATCTGACCTTTGTGTGAAGGCCTTTCCACATTTAGGACATATATAGGACTTCTCCCCTGTATGAGTTTTCTGATGTGTAATGAGATTTGACCTGTTGGTGAATGCCTTCCCACATTTAGCGCACATATAaggcttctctcctgtgtgaattcGTTTATGTACATGGAGTTGTGACTTGGAAGTAAAGGATTTCCCACAGTGGCCACAtttataaggtttctctccagtatgaattatTTGATGTGCAATCAAGTGAGCCTTCTGGATAAAGGCTAGTCCACATTTCATGCATACGTAAGATTTTTCtcctgtatgaattctctgatgcaCTGTGAGTGCTGACTTCTGAGTAAAGGCTTTTCCACAATCACTGCATTCATAAGGTTTTTCcccagtgtgaattctctgatgtatAATCAGTTCTGACCTGTACGTAAAGGCCTTACCACATTCAGTACATATGGACGATTTCTCTCTAATTTGAACTTTCTTATGTGTAATGAGATTGGAACTATTGTTGAACATCTTCCCATATTCCGTATATATAAAGGGTTTCATTCTTGTGTGAATTCGTTGATGTACCTGGAGTTGTGACTTAGAAATGAAGGACTTCCCACAGTTATTGCATTCATATGGTTTTTCTCCAGTATGGATTCTTCGGTGTGCAATCAAGTGTGTCTTCTGTATGAAGGCCTGTCCACATTCAATACATATATAAGATCTCTCACCTGTGTGAATCTTCTGATGCATCTTGAGCGTGGACTTTTGTGTAAATGCTTTGCCACAATCACTGCATTCATGGTGtctctctccagtatgaattttCTGGTGTATACTGAGATCAGAGTTGTAAGAGAAGCCTTTTCCACATTCACTGCATTCATAAagtttttctccagtatgaattctttgATGCCTTAAGAGAGAAGATACTTGGAAAAAAGCTTTTCCACATTCACTGCACTTATAGGGCTTCTCTCTAGTATGGGTTCTCTGATGTATAATGAATTCTGGCCTCTTTACAAAAGCTTTCCCACAGTCAATGCACACATAGAGTTTTTCTCCTGTATGAACTTTCATATGTACCCTGAGCTGTGACTTCTGGGTGAAGATCTTTCCAAATTCAGCACATTCGTAAGATTTCTCCCCAGTATGAATTTTTTGATGTTGAGAGGGTGCTTGTTTATAGCTGAGGATATTTCCACATTGATTATGGTCCCATAACTTCTCTCCTGTTGGAGAACACTCAGGGTCAGTAGAGGAAGAAATTTTACCATATTCAGTAATCTTATTCATGTTCTTTGATGCACTGTTTCTATAATGACTGTGTAAATCTAAATTATGCTTCAAAGCGTTTCCAAATGAATCACACTGATGGGCTCTTTTGGGGGAAAGAATGTTTTGGCTCACATggattatttttctaatgtcCTTATATTCATAATCCTTCTTTGCAGTCAgtattttcttgatgaaaacAACATCtcttaaagatttgttttctctttgctgatAGCTTTCTGTCTGGTCATCAATCTGCCACAATTCTTCTAGaatgaaatacaacaaaatatcaCTTGTAGCATCACCTTCCTTCTCAATGTAGAAAAGAAGCTTTTTCATGGATTCTCTGCTGTGAAGTCTGCAATCTAAACTCTCCTTCACAGAGGAGAATGATGGTTTAGCTGAAAGAGCAGCTAGCAGAGGCTAGAGGGGAGGGTCATATGGATCATCCAAGttgaacacagagaaaagggTGAGGGTGACTCATTTGAGGAGGAGGCGGGTAACAGTGGTGATAGGAACATTCTGGGATACAATCAAATGGTTAGAGGAAATAAACTTTATGAACATAATCCACCATGGACAGAAGTAGAAAAAGTAAGGCAAAACCCAAGCTATATAGCACagtaacatttatataataatacataccccaagtcactttaaattttaaaagaatatgcacgaattaaaaaatatgtttccatCACATAAAACAGTTGCCTACAGTGAGAAGTGAGATGGgtgtggggaaaagaaagaaatgggaataaatcaaaaaacaaaatacaggagTCCCTTCCCTTATCGGAACGGGACATGTTCCAAGACACTCACTGGATGTCTGTCTGAATCCTCAGAGGTAccaaacctgattttttttcttattcagtgAAGAACGTTTTAGCTTTTCACTTAAAGGAAGCACTTTATGGCTTCTCTTTGGCATACCACAACTGCCACCATTACTACTCTTTTGCTCTGGGGCCGCTGTTAAGTAAAATAAGGGTTACTTGAACAGAAGCACTGCAATATGACAGTCAATCTGACAAACGAGAAGGCTACTAAGTGACTAGTGGTCAGGTAGTATATACAGCGTGGATATGCTGGACAAAGGGATGATTCAACTCGTGGGCAGGATGGAGTGGGATGGCATAAGATTTCACAAGGCTACTCAGAAAGGCACACAATTTAAAGCTtgtaaattgtttatttctggaattttccatttaatattttcagaccatGGCTGACTGTGGGTAATGAAAACCATAAAAAGTGAAACTGCAGTCATAGAGAATCTTTACCCAGACTGATAATGACAGTGTGCCCTGAATGAGGACCACAATTAAACTCAAATTTCATCACGTGAAGTATAGAAATAAAGCAATTACAAAAATCAGGCAATGAGGCAGAGAGACCCCAGTTAGTGTAACGTCAACCAATATTGGAAGGAAATAGCAGAAAAGTACTTCTAAAGGTTAAGTGACAATTACCCCCAAGTCATCAGTTGGGTGAAAGACATGGGGAACAAGGAAGTAAGAAATCTTATGTCAGTACCTATGGAGAAAATAGGAAGAGAGCCTGGATGGACATAATATCCTGAAGCATCTcatagtagaaaaaaagaaatgatagaggACTATGAGAATGGGAGTGTGACATATAGTAAGTTTGAAAGAAAGCAGATCCATGAATGCCTGAATGCATAAAGAATCATAGACAatggggaagacagaaagaaaaaaaaaaaaatccttaatgaGGCAGATTAGCATGTGATCCAGACTCCAAAAAGCCAAAGAACATGGTTAGAAATGATGAAAGCATTTAGTTATTTGAGAGGCCAATGTCAAGTGTCCTCAAGCAGTAAATtagaacaaaaaaattagaacctTCCAAAAGAGTCAtcttaatagcattttaaagATGCCAGTCTTTTTCAAGACAGCTGAGAGCTCCCCTTTCTCCCACCTGTCTGGTCATGCACACTCACCTGAACAGCTCTGATGTGGGCTCTCACCCTGCAATGCCCAGGGCTCCTTTCCTTGCTCCAACATGAAAACTTCTGGTTGGGGAACTTCATACCCTGTTTATGAGAAATGATAAAAGAC
The Panthera uncia isolate 11264 chromosome E2 unlocalized genomic scaffold, Puncia_PCG_1.0 HiC_scaffold_19, whole genome shotgun sequence genome window above contains:
- the LOC125915973 gene encoding zinc finger protein 585A isoform X3, with translation MTMSANQTSLQKSLILVPEEYDSSYEGSVSFRDVAVDFSREEWQHLDLAQRNLYRDVMLETYSHLLSVGYEVPQPEVFMLEQGKEPWALQGESPHQSCSGEKLWDHNQCGNILSYKQAPSQHQKIHTGEKSYECAEFGKIFTQKSQLRVHMKVHTGEKLYVCIDCGKAFVKRPEFIIHQRTHTREKPYKCSECGKAFFQVSSLLRHQRIHTGEKLYECSECGKGFSYNSDLSIHQKIHTGERHHECSDCGKAFTQKSTLKMHQKIHTGERSYICIECGQAFIQKTHLIAHRRIHTGEKPYECNNCGKSFISKSQLQVHQRIHTRMKPFIYTEYGKMFNNSSNLITHKKVQIREKSSICTECGKAFTYRSELIIHQRIHTGEKPYECSDCGKAFTQKSALTVHQRIHTGEKSYVCMKCGLAFIQKAHLIAHQIIHTGEKPYKCGHCGKSFTSKSQLHVHKRIHTGEKPYMCAKCGKAFTNRSNLITHQKTHTGEKSYICPKCGKAFTQRSDLITHQRIHTGEKPYECGTCGKAFTQKSHLNIHQKIHTGERQYECHECGKAFNQKSILIVHQKIHTGEKPYVCGECGRAFIRKSNFITHQRIHTGEKPYECSDCGKSFTSKSQLLVHQPIHTGEKPYVCAVCGKAFSGRSNLSKHQKTHTGEKPYICSECGKTFRQKSELIIHHRIHTGEKPYECSDCGKSFTKKSQLQVHQRIHTGEKPYVCAECGKAFTDRSNLNKHQTTHTGDKPYKCVVCGKGFVQKSVLNVHQSIHT
- the LOC125915973 gene encoding zinc finger protein 585A isoform X1 → MTMSANQTSLQKSLILVPEEYDSSYEGSVSFRDVAVDFSREEWQHLDLAQRNLYRDVMLETYSHLLSVGYEVPQPEVFMLEQGKEPWALQGESPHQSCSEELWQIDDQTESYQQRENKSLRDVVFIKKILTAKKDYEYKDIRKIIHVSQNILSPKRAHQCDSFGNALKHNLDLHSHYRNSASKNMNKITEYGKISSSTDPECSPTGEKLWDHNQCGNILSYKQAPSQHQKIHTGEKSYECAEFGKIFTQKSQLRVHMKVHTGEKLYVCIDCGKAFVKRPEFIIHQRTHTREKPYKCSECGKAFFQVSSLLRHQRIHTGEKLYECSECGKGFSYNSDLSIHQKIHTGERHHECSDCGKAFTQKSTLKMHQKIHTGERSYICIECGQAFIQKTHLIAHRRIHTGEKPYECNNCGKSFISKSQLQVHQRIHTRMKPFIYTEYGKMFNNSSNLITHKKVQIREKSSICTECGKAFTYRSELIIHQRIHTGEKPYECSDCGKAFTQKSALTVHQRIHTGEKSYVCMKCGLAFIQKAHLIAHQIIHTGEKPYKCGHCGKSFTSKSQLHVHKRIHTGEKPYMCAKCGKAFTNRSNLITHQKTHTGEKSYICPKCGKAFTQRSDLITHQRIHTGEKPYECGTCGKAFTQKSHLNIHQKIHTGERQYECHECGKAFNQKSILIVHQKIHTGEKPYVCGECGRAFIRKSNFITHQRIHTGEKPYECSDCGKSFTSKSQLLVHQPIHTGEKPYVCAVCGKAFSGRSNLSKHQKTHTGEKPYICSECGKTFRQKSELIIHHRIHTGEKPYECSDCGKSFTKKSQLQVHQRIHTGEKPYVCAECGKAFTDRSNLNKHQTTHTGDKPYKCVVCGKGFVQKSVLNVHQSIHT
- the LOC125915973 gene encoding zinc finger protein 585A isoform X2 encodes the protein MRRFFPGQTVYKKLILGSVSFRDVAVDFSREEWQHLDLAQRNLYRDVMLETYSHLLSVGYEVPQPEVFMLEQGKEPWALQGESPHQSCSEELWQIDDQTESYQQRENKSLRDVVFIKKILTAKKDYEYKDIRKIIHVSQNILSPKRAHQCDSFGNALKHNLDLHSHYRNSASKNMNKITEYGKISSSTDPECSPTGEKLWDHNQCGNILSYKQAPSQHQKIHTGEKSYECAEFGKIFTQKSQLRVHMKVHTGEKLYVCIDCGKAFVKRPEFIIHQRTHTREKPYKCSECGKAFFQVSSLLRHQRIHTGEKLYECSECGKGFSYNSDLSIHQKIHTGERHHECSDCGKAFTQKSTLKMHQKIHTGERSYICIECGQAFIQKTHLIAHRRIHTGEKPYECNNCGKSFISKSQLQVHQRIHTRMKPFIYTEYGKMFNNSSNLITHKKVQIREKSSICTECGKAFTYRSELIIHQRIHTGEKPYECSDCGKAFTQKSALTVHQRIHTGEKSYVCMKCGLAFIQKAHLIAHQIIHTGEKPYKCGHCGKSFTSKSQLHVHKRIHTGEKPYMCAKCGKAFTNRSNLITHQKTHTGEKSYICPKCGKAFTQRSDLITHQRIHTGEKPYECGTCGKAFTQKSHLNIHQKIHTGERQYECHECGKAFNQKSILIVHQKIHTGEKPYVCGECGRAFIRKSNFITHQRIHTGEKPYECSDCGKSFTSKSQLLVHQPIHTGEKPYVCAVCGKAFSGRSNLSKHQKTHTGEKPYICSECGKTFRQKSELIIHHRIHTGEKPYECSDCGKSFTKKSQLQVHQRIHTGEKPYVCAECGKAFTDRSNLNKHQTTHTGDKPYKCVVCGKGFVQKSVLNVHQSIHT